The genomic segment CCTTATTAATTGCAGATGAAGTAATGACAGGTTTCCGTTCTAAATTTGGAGGAGCACAAGAATTGTTAGGTATTACTGCAGATATTACGTGTTTAGGAAAAGTAATTGGTGGAGGTTTTCCAGTAGGAGCTTATGGAGCAAGAGAAGAAATTATGCAAGAAGTTGCACCTTTAGGAGGCATGTATCAAGCAGGAACGTTAAGTGGAAATCCAATTGCAATGGCAGGAGGAATTGCAACTTTAACAGAATTGAAGAAACAAAATCCGTATAAAAAGTTCGAAGAAACAGGAAGCATTTTAGAAGTTATTTTATTAGAAACTGCTAAAAAATACAATGTAGATTTAGTGGTAAATAGATTTGGTTCTATGCTAAATCCTTTCTTCACAAATGTGGAAGTAACAAACTTTGAAAAAGCACAAACATCCGACACAGAAAAGTTTGCAGTTTTCTTTTGGGAAATGATAAAAAATGGAGTGTTTTTACCTCCAAGTCAATTCGAAGCTTGGTTTTTATCATCTGCCTTAAATGATAAGGATATTCAAAAAATAGCAAATGCAGTTGATAAAGCGATGGAAAAAGTTTCAACTATTTAAAATTATATTTTCAAATAAACCCCAAAGAAACAAAGATAGCTAAGAAGTAAAAATGGAATATGTAAGTTCACTTTCAGAAAATGAAATTTCTAAGATAATTGTTGATTGTGCTTATAGAGTTCATAAAACTCTTGGCCCTGGTTTATTAGAAAGCACCTATGAAACTTGTTTATTTTACGAGTTGGATGAAAGAAATTTAGTAGTTGAAAGACAAAAAGTACTACCTGTAGTCTATAACAATCTAAAATTAGAAGCTGGTTATAGAATAGATTTATTGGTTGAAAATAAAGTAATTATTGAACTAAAATCGGTTAAAAAGTTAGATGATGTTCATACAGCACAAATGATAACGTATTTAAGATTATCAGATTGTAAACTTGGGTTATTAATAAATTTTAATGTGAGTTTAATCAAATACGGAATTAAAAGAATAGTGAACAACTTGTAAAACCTTTGCGAACTTTTGCGTCTTCGCGGTTAATAAAATATTATGATAAAAAACGATTTATTTTTAAGAGCATTAAAAGGAGAAACTGTAGATAGACCACCAGTTTGGATGATGCGTCAAGCAGGAAGATATTTACCAGAATTTCAAAAAATCAAAAAGAAATACGATTTCTTTACACGTTGTCAAACTCCAGAATTGGCATCAGAAATTACGGTGCAGCCAATTCGTAGATATGGAATGGATGCTGCAATTTTGTTTTCAGATATTTTGGTAATTCCACAAGCTATGAATATTCATGTGGAAATGAAACCAAATTTTGGGCCATATTTACCAAATCCAATTCGTACTCAAAAAGATTTAGATTCTGTAATTGTACCAGATATTCGAGATACTTTGGGGTATGTAATGGATGCCATTAAAGCAACCAAAGAAAAGCTGAATGACGAAGTTCCTTTAATCGGTTTTGCAGGCTCACCTTGGACAATTTTATGTTATTGTGTACAAGGGCAAGGTTCTAAAAATTTCGATAAAGCAAAGGAATTGTGTTTCACAAACTCTGTGGTTGCACATAGTTTATTACAAAAAATTACAGACACCACAATTGCGTATTTAAAAGCAAAAGTTGCTGCTGGTGTAAATGCAGTTCAAGTGTTCGATTCTTGGGGCGGAATGTTGTCTCCTACAGATTATCAAGAATTTTCTTGGCAATATATACAGCAAATAATTGATGCTTTAAAAGATGAAACACCCGTAATTGCTTTCGGGAAAGGTTGTTGGTTTGCATTGGATAAAATGGCAAAATCAGGCGCCTCTGCTTTGGGTGTAGATTGGACGTGTTCCGCAAGAAATGCACGTTATTTATCTGGTGGAAATATAACCTTACAAGGTAATTTCGACCCTACAAGACTGTTTTCCCCACCATTAGAAATCAAGAAAATGGTTACTCAAATGATTAACGAATTTGGAAAAGATAAATACATTGTAAATTTGGGTCATGGAATTTTACCAAACATTCCTTTAGACCATGCTAAAGCGTTTATAGATGCTGTAAAAGAATATAAAAGCCCATCTTAATCTTCCCAAAGGGAAGAAACTTGGAGCGGTTTTAGAACAAGAGTTTCCTTTCCTTTGGAAAGGAGTAAGGATAGGATTATGAAGAATAAATTTTTTACATACATAGAAAATCTCCAAGACCAAATTACTTCAAAATTAGAAGCAATTGATGGAAAAGCTAAATTCCAAGAAGACAATTGGAAAAGAGCAGAAGGTGGTGGAGGTAGAACTCGTGTGATAGAAAATGGCGCAATTTTCGAAAAAGGAGGTGTAAATATTTCTAAAGTATTTGGCGAATTACCAGTAGCATTAAGAGAACAATTTGGCGTAGAAGAAGGTAATTTCTTCGCTTGCGGGTTGAGTTTGGTTTTACATCCAATAAATCCTTTTGTGCCAACTGTGCATGCAAACTGGCGTTATTTCGAAATGTACAATTCAGCAGGAGAAATTGTAACCCAATGGTTTGGTGGAGGTCAAGATTTAACTCCTTATTATTTGTTTAACGAAGATGCAATACATTTTCACACAGTTTGTAAAAAAGCTTGCGATAAACATCATTCAGATTTTTATCCGAAATTTAAAGAAACTTGCGACAACTATTTCTGGAATTCGCACAGAAACGAAGCACGTGGAATTGGAGGTTTGTTTTTCGATTACTTAAAAGAGACTGAAGAATTTTCAATACAAGATAGGTTCAATTTTGTTACAGAAGTTGGAAATAGTTTTTTAGAAAGCTATGTTCCAATTGTAGAAAAAAGAAAAGAAACTTCGTTTACAAGAGAGCAAAAGGATTGGCAAGAAGTTAGAAGAGGTAGGTATGTGGAATTTAATTTGGTGCATGACAGAGGTACCCTTTTCGGTTTAAAAACAAACGGAAGAATAGAAAGTATTTTAATGAGTTTACCACCAATTGTTCAGTGGAAATACGACTACCATCCAACAGAAAATTCTGAAGAAGAAAGGTTGTTAAAAGTTTTAAGAAAACCTAAAAATTGGATTTCTTAGAAAATATAAAAATGCAAGACTAATTTAGTCTTGCATTTTTGTTTTAAGTTAACGCAAGGTTAACGTGCTAATTTTTCATTAAAAAGAAAAAGGAATTCTTATTTTTGAAAATGCGTAAAAAAATTAGACTTCTTATTATTGCATCTATTTTAGGTTTATTAGCACTCTCTTTAGTACAGGCTTATTTAATTAACAACACCTATAAATTAGAAAAAGACGTTTTTATTTCTGAAACCAGAGAATCTATTTCGAGGATAGACGATTTATCGCCAAGTTTAGATCAAATGAACGATGCTTGGCAAGCCTATTTCTTAAATGTTATTGCAGATTATCAAGTTAAAAAAATAACGAAACAAGAAGTTTTACAAAATTTAAATTCCATAACAGATTCTATTAATAACACATATATTAACAAATTTAAAACGGAATTATCTAAGAGAAATATTGGTTCTAATCTTAAATTTCAAAAGCAAGTAAAAACAATTATTCTTTTAGATAGCATTAAAAACGATACGGTTTTTCAATCACAAACAAAACCTTCTTTTCGTTTATTAGGAGACGATTTTTCCATAGAAGATGGCCACAAAGTAAGTAATTCTATGTGGTTAACAGACCATACTTTTCAAAAAATTATTAATGGAAAAACAAAGTCAGTTACTTTTAATCTTCAGTTCGAAACCCAAGATTTAATGAATATAGATGGTTGGGAGAAAATTGTGCTAAGAAGAATGGCGAGTTTGTTAATTCTCTCTGTTTTTATTTTCTTATTTGTTTTTGGCCTATTGTATTATTCCATAAAAAATTTAATCACACAAAAGAAAATTGCAGATATAAAAACCGATTTTGTAAATAACATAACACACGAATTAAAAACACCTTTGGCGACCTTAACTTTGGCTACAAAAATGCTGAAAAAAGATGAAGTAAAACAACAGCCAGCTATTATAGAAAATACTGTAAGCACTATAGAAAGACAAAATATTCGTTTGCAAAAATTGATAGATCAAGTATTGAATAATTCTTTAGGTTATCAAGAAATTAAATTACACAAAGAAGTTGTAAATACAAACGATTACTTGGATATGATTGTTAATGATTTTCAACTTTCTTTAGATTCAGAAAGTATAAAAATCTATAAGAATATTACTGTAAATAAAGAAATTTCAATTGATAAGTTTTATTTTACCACAGCAATTTTAAACATTTTAGAAAATGCAGTTAAGTACGGAAAAGAAGGTTTAGAAATACATATTTCAGCAAAAATAAAACACAATTTTACAATCTCAATTAAAGATAATGGCATTGGAATTCCTAAAAAACAACAACCATTTTTGTTTGATAAATTTTACAGAGTTGGTAATAAAGAAGTCCATAATGTAAAAGGTTTAGGGTTGGGTTTGTATTACACACATCAAATAATAAAAGCACATAAAGGTAATATTTTTGTTGAAAGTGAAGAAAATGTCGGAAGTACATTTACCATTAAAATTCCTTTAAAATAATGGGCACAAACAAACATATCTTATTGGCAGAAGACGATATCGATTTTGGAAGCATTTTAAAACAGTATTTAGAAATGTCTGGCTTTTCTGTAGAATGGACAAAAGATGGAGAAGAAGCTTTAAAAATCTTTCAAAAAAATAATTTTAATATTTGTGTGTTAGATATAATGATGCCAAAATTAGACGGGTTTTCTTTAGCTGAAAAAATTATAGAAATTAACCCAGAAATTCCTTTTATTTTCTTGACTGCCAGAAAAATGAAAGAAGATAAATTAAAGGGGTTAAAATTGGGGGCAGACGATTATATTGTAAAACCTTTCGAAGCAGATGAATTGGTTTTAAGGTTGAATAATATTCTAAAAAGAACTCAAAAATTATCAACAAAAATAAATAAAGACGAAATTTTAACCATTGGTAAGTATCAATTCAATACCAGGAGATTAGAGTTAAAAATGGATGAGAATATGCAACAACTAACAGAAAAAGAAGGAGAATTGATTCGTTTTTTATATGTGCATAAAAATCAATTATTAAAAAGAGAAGAAATTCTAAAAGCTGTTTGGCAAAACGACGATTTTTTTACAGGAAGAAGTATGGATGTTTTTATCAGTAGAATTCGTAAATATTTTAAAGAAGATACATCAATATCCATAGAAAGCACACGTGGAATTGGTTTGGAATTTAAGGTTAATGAAACTTAACCTAAAAGAAGTTTTAACTTCTTTTAGGTTTTTAGTTGAATTAATCCCGTTGAAAAGCGGGGTTCTTTTTTGAGTTTTCCAAATTTTATAAATACATATACTTGTGTAAATGTAGTACCCATTTAAAGTTAATCGTAAGTTAACGAGTTGTATTTCTTTGTTTTAGGTGGTTTTGAGATATACATTTGTAGCATATTAATCTTAAACCTTTTATTATGAAATTTTTATTATTACCAGTATTAATTGCATCGTTTTTAACAACGAGTATTTTTTCTCAAACGACACCAAAAAAACCAAAAACGCCATCTACATCTACATCTAAAAGTACTTCTTATTCGATTACTTTCGATACAGATAGCAAAGAAGAAAATTCATCTGTATCTATAAAGGCACTTTCATAAAACAACGAATCCCTTGTTTTTACGAGGGATTTGTTGTATTTTGTAGCTATAATAAACCCCGAAAATGGCCAATATAGGCAAAAAACGGGGTTTTAATTTCGACAATTATGAAAGTACGAAGAATTTCTGAAATGCAACACCGCATTTCAATTTTTTCCCCTCAGCGAGAATTATGATGCTCATTATGCGCGATTTTTAGAGGGAGATTTAGGTAAAATCTACTCTGCAATTCCTTGGAATGATTTAGTTAGCTCTTTTGGTATTTCTGAACAATCAAAAGGGAGAAACTATCTTTTTAGTCCTAAAGGAAGACTAGGTTTAATGTTTTTAAAACATTATGCTAATTGTTCAGATAGAAAATTGATTGAGCAACTAAACTCGAATTTAGACTATCAATTTTTCTGTGATATAGAACTAGGTTTTGAACGCTTAACAAACTATAAAATAGTGAGCCAAATACGTTGTGAATTAGCAGAGAAACTCGATATTAATTCCATAGAAAAAATTCTATTCAACTCTTGGAAAAACGAAATTGAAAACCCCAATCAAATTGTAATGGATGCTACTTGTTATGAAAGTGAAGTTCGTTACCCTAGCATCCAAAAATTACTTTGGGAGTCGGTTCATTGGTTGTACAATCAATTACGTAAAACCTGCTCTATATTAGGGGTTAAAATGATTAGAAGTAAATATATCAAGTGGAAAAAACGTTATCAAGGATTTAGTAAAATGCGAAGAAAAACCAAGTCGAAACGTATTTCATTAACCCGAGGTTTACTCAATCTGTTAAGTAAATTTATCAACTTTGAAAAAGAGTTGTCAGAAAATCACAATATTGAGTTTATAGCTTTGTATTATAAGCGAATAAATACAATTCAAAGGATTTACAAACAACAAAAAGATCATTTTGATACAGGAGAAAAAATCAAAGATAGAATTGTAAGCATTCAAAAGGATTATATTCGTCCTATTGTTCGAGGAAAGGAAGTAAAACCTGTTGAATTTGGAGCAAAAGTTAACAAAGTTCAAATTGATGGAATTAGCTTTATCGAACATATTAACTTTAATGCATTTCATGAAGGAAATCGTTTTATTCAAACAGTCCAAAAAGCACAAGGATTAACTCGAAAAAAAGTAAAAATAGCTGGAGCAGATAAAATTTATGCCACCAATAAAAATAGAAAACACTGTAGTTCTAAGAACATAGAAACAGACTTTATCCCCAAGGGAAAAAAGCCGAAAAATCATAAAGAAAAAAAGCAACTTAGAGCTATTATCGCAAAAGAAAGAGCTACAAGATTAGAAGGTTCTTTTGGAAAGGATAAAGAATATTATCACTTACGAAAAATAAAAGCCAAAACTAAAAAGAATGAAATTCTATGGATATTCTTTGGAATACACACAGGGAATGCTCTTGAAATTGGCCGAAGAAAAATAGCTAAAACAGCACAACAAGTAGTCTAAATTTGAAGCATTGAATATAGTTTTATGGGAGAGGTATGTCTTGTTGGGAAGTTTTTAAGAAACTGAACACTTAAAACAGCTTTAAAACAAAAATTGAGGGTAGAATTTAAATAATTCTGCCCGCAATTTTAGCTGCATTTTTAAAAATAACCTATTTTCTGAATGTGCCTATAAAAAGAAACGATAATATTTATAAGTTTACAGCAAGATTTCATAAAAGTAAAACAGGTGCTATTAAAAAACTATTGGTAGACAAATTAGGAAATTCTAATCTAACGACTTCTGGAGATACTTTTAGATGGATTAAAACTGAAAATGGAGACAAATTATACGATTGTAAATTAACAGACGATACTTTAAAAATCTACGTAGATAAAGAATATGCAAATTCTAAAATTGTAGAAATGATGAGCGATTTTGGAGAGGTTTTAAAAGATGCCATTTCTGGTACAGACTCAAAAGAAGAGGCTAAAAAAATAGCAGAAAGTGAGCTAAAAAGTGCCGAAAGAGAATTGGAAAGAGCAAAAAGAGTGTTAGAAAAAGTGAAAAGAAGATTGGAAAGAAATAATTAATCTGTTATTATATATTTAATTTTTAAGCTAAAAACTGAATTATATTCAATATAATTTGTTTTTAGCTTTTTTTATTATGAATAATTTAAAAGTTTTAAGTTTAAAAAAAATCAATTTCATACTATTTTTAATGAAAAATCATTCATTTTTTAGTATTTTTGCATTCTTAAAAATTGATATAAATGGCAAGATTCGAATTAAAATTACCAAAGATGGGAGAAAGTGTTGCAGAAGCAACCATTACCTCTTGGTTAAAAGAAGTTGGAGAAACAGTAGAATTAGATGAAGCTATCGTAGAAATTGCGACAGATAAAGTAGATTCTGAAGTACCTTCTGAAGTAGAAGGAACTCTAGTAGAAATATTATTTGAAAAAGATGAAGTTGTGGCTGTTGGCGCAACAATCGCAATTATAGAAACAGATGGAGAAGATGAAAGTTCAGATAATGAAGAAACTGTCGTTTCTAGCGATTCCGAAATTTCAGTAGAGAAATCTCAAATTGCAGAAGTAGAAAAAACAGTAGAAAAAGCAAACAAAGTTGTTGCAACTCCAGTATCTAAAACTTCAAATACAGGTAAATTTTACTCACCTTTGGTTAGAAATATCGCCAAAACAGAAGGTGTTTCTATGGAAGAATTAGAAACCATTGCAGGTTCTGGTAAAGATGGAAGAGTTACTAAAGAAGATATTTTATTATATATAGAAAATAGAAAATCTACTCCAAAAACGACAGCAGTTCCTAAACAAGAAATTAGAGTTGAAAAATCAATCCCAAAAGAGGTTCAAAAAGCCACACCAGTTTCTGTAAATGGTGGAGATGAAATTGTTGAAATGAGTAGAATGGGTAAATTGGTTGCCAAACACATGGTAAACTCTGTTCAAACTTCTGCACATGTGCAATCTTTTATCGAAATCGATGTTACCAATATTGTAAAGTGGAGAACAAAAGTTAAAGATGCTTTCTTTAAAAGAGAAGGAGAGAAGTTAACTTTTACGCCAATATTAATGCACGCTGTTGCAACTACCATAAAAAAATATCCATTAATTAATATAGCTGTTGATGGAGAGCATATTATTAAAAAGAAAAATATTAATTTAGGAATGGCAGCCGCTTTACCAGATGGAAATTTAATTGTGCCTGTAATTAAAAATGCAGATCAGTTGAATTTAGTAGGCATGACAAAATCCGTAAATGATTTGGCTACAAGAGCAAGAAATAATGCTTTAAAACCAGATGAAATTCAAGGAGGAACATATACTGTAACCAATGTTGGTAGCTTTGGTTCTGTAATGGGAACACCAATTATTAACCAACCACAAGTTGCAATTTTAGCTTTAGGAGCTATTAGAAAAATACCTGCAGTAATTGAAACTCCAGAAGGCGATTTTATAGGGATAAGACAAAAAATGTTTGTATCTCATTCTTACGATCACAGAGTTGTAAATGGTGCTTTAGGTGGTATGTTTATTAAAACACTAAAAGAAACATTGGAAGCTTGGGATGTAAATCAAGATTTCTAAAAAGTTAAAATATCCATAGATTTATAAAACGTTCAGATTTTCTGAGCGTTTTTTATTTAGATTCAATTATATTCGCACATATAATAATATTAAACTTATAATAAAATGAAAAAATTGTTATTTTTATTCGTGTTGGTAGCAACAGTTAATGCAACAGCACAAGAAACAGCATTGTTAAGACTTAATTATGCGAAAGGAGATACTTATAAAATAGATATGAAAGTTACTCAGAATGCAGGAGCAGCAATGTCTTCTACTATTATGATGACTATGAAACAAAATATAACTTCTGTTACAGGAGATGTATTTACATCTAACATGAAAATCTCAAAAATGTCTATGGACATGATGCAAGGTGGACAAATTATGAGCTATGATTCGTCTAAAAAAGAAGAGGATTTAGATGAAACAGGAAAAATGATGGCGACTCAAATGGGGCCATTTTTAAAAGCTAACTTTACTTCTAAAGGAAATAATAGAGGAGAGGTTTTAGAAACCAAAGTAGAACCTAATGTTCCTGGAGCAGAAGAAATGTTAAAACAATCTGGAAATGTTGTCTATCCAAAAGAAACCGTAAAAGTTGGAACTGAATGGTCTATGGAAAAGAATGAAAAAGGAATGGAGTTAAAATTTACCTATAAAGTTGTAGAGATAACAGCTTCTAATGTAAAATTAGATGTTACAGGTACAGTTGGTGGAATGGCAACAGGAACAATTTCTGGAAATATGAATATAAACAGAAAATCTGGAATTCCTACAAATTCTAAAATAGATATGAAAATGGCACTTCAAGGGCAGGAAATTATTACGGGTGTAGTCTCTAAAATGGTAAAAATGTAATCTACATTTTTTTCAATTATAAGGGCTGTATAAAAATTAACTTAAAATAACAAGTTCTAAATTTTTATACAGCTTCTTTTTTTAATATTAG from the Polaribacter cellanae genome contains:
- a CDS encoding sensor histidine kinase → MRKKIRLLIIASILGLLALSLVQAYLINNTYKLEKDVFISETRESISRIDDLSPSLDQMNDAWQAYFLNVIADYQVKKITKQEVLQNLNSITDSINNTYINKFKTELSKRNIGSNLKFQKQVKTIILLDSIKNDTVFQSQTKPSFRLLGDDFSIEDGHKVSNSMWLTDHTFQKIINGKTKSVTFNLQFETQDLMNIDGWEKIVLRRMASLLILSVFIFLFVFGLLYYSIKNLITQKKIADIKTDFVNNITHELKTPLATLTLATKMLKKDEVKQQPAIIENTVSTIERQNIRLQKLIDQVLNNSLGYQEIKLHKEVVNTNDYLDMIVNDFQLSLDSESIKIYKNITVNKEISIDKFYFTTAILNILENAVKYGKEGLEIHISAKIKHNFTISIKDNGIGIPKKQQPFLFDKFYRVGNKEVHNVKGLGLGLYYTHQIIKAHKGNIFVESEENVGSTFTIKIPLK
- the hemF gene encoding oxygen-dependent coproporphyrinogen oxidase — its product is MKNKFFTYIENLQDQITSKLEAIDGKAKFQEDNWKRAEGGGGRTRVIENGAIFEKGGVNISKVFGELPVALREQFGVEEGNFFACGLSLVLHPINPFVPTVHANWRYFEMYNSAGEIVTQWFGGGQDLTPYYLFNEDAIHFHTVCKKACDKHHSDFYPKFKETCDNYFWNSHRNEARGIGGLFFDYLKETEEFSIQDRFNFVTEVGNSFLESYVPIVEKRKETSFTREQKDWQEVRRGRYVEFNLVHDRGTLFGLKTNGRIESILMSLPPIVQWKYDYHPTENSEEERLLKVLRKPKNWIS
- a CDS encoding response regulator transcription factor; its protein translation is MGTNKHILLAEDDIDFGSILKQYLEMSGFSVEWTKDGEEALKIFQKNNFNICVLDIMMPKLDGFSLAEKIIEINPEIPFIFLTARKMKEDKLKGLKLGADDYIVKPFEADELVLRLNNILKRTQKLSTKINKDEILTIGKYQFNTRRLELKMDENMQQLTEKEGELIRFLYVHKNQLLKREEILKAVWQNDDFFTGRSMDVFISRIRKYFKEDTSISIESTRGIGLEFKVNET
- a CDS encoding transposase gives rise to the protein MSEQSKGRNYLFSPKGRLGLMFLKHYANCSDRKLIEQLNSNLDYQFFCDIELGFERLTNYKIVSQIRCELAEKLDINSIEKILFNSWKNEIENPNQIVMDATCYESEVRYPSIQKLLWESVHWLYNQLRKTCSILGVKMIRSKYIKWKKRYQGFSKMRRKTKSKRISLTRGLLNLLSKFINFEKELSENHNIEFIALYYKRINTIQRIYKQQKDHFDTGEKIKDRIVSIQKDYIRPIVRGKEVKPVEFGAKVNKVQIDGISFIEHINFNAFHEGNRFIQTVQKAQGLTRKKVKIAGADKIYATNKNRKHCSSKNIETDFIPKGKKPKNHKEKKQLRAIIAKERATRLEGSFGKDKEYYHLRKIKAKTKKNEILWIFFGIHTGNALEIGRRKIAKTAQQVV
- the hemE gene encoding uroporphyrinogen decarboxylase, producing the protein MIKNDLFLRALKGETVDRPPVWMMRQAGRYLPEFQKIKKKYDFFTRCQTPELASEITVQPIRRYGMDAAILFSDILVIPQAMNIHVEMKPNFGPYLPNPIRTQKDLDSVIVPDIRDTLGYVMDAIKATKEKLNDEVPLIGFAGSPWTILCYCVQGQGSKNFDKAKELCFTNSVVAHSLLQKITDTTIAYLKAKVAAGVNAVQVFDSWGGMLSPTDYQEFSWQYIQQIIDALKDETPVIAFGKGCWFALDKMAKSGASALGVDWTCSARNARYLSGGNITLQGNFDPTRLFSPPLEIKKMVTQMINEFGKDKYIVNLGHGILPNIPLDHAKAFIDAVKEYKSPS
- a CDS encoding dihydrolipoamide acetyltransferase family protein gives rise to the protein MARFELKLPKMGESVAEATITSWLKEVGETVELDEAIVEIATDKVDSEVPSEVEGTLVEILFEKDEVVAVGATIAIIETDGEDESSDNEETVVSSDSEISVEKSQIAEVEKTVEKANKVVATPVSKTSNTGKFYSPLVRNIAKTEGVSMEELETIAGSGKDGRVTKEDILLYIENRKSTPKTTAVPKQEIRVEKSIPKEVQKATPVSVNGGDEIVEMSRMGKLVAKHMVNSVQTSAHVQSFIEIDVTNIVKWRTKVKDAFFKREGEKLTFTPILMHAVATTIKKYPLINIAVDGEHIIKKKNINLGMAAALPDGNLIVPVIKNADQLNLVGMTKSVNDLATRARNNALKPDEIQGGTYTVTNVGSFGSVMGTPIINQPQVAILALGAIRKIPAVIETPEGDFIGIRQKMFVSHSYDHRVVNGALGGMFIKTLKETLEAWDVNQDF
- a CDS encoding GxxExxY protein, with amino-acid sequence MEYVSSLSENEISKIIVDCAYRVHKTLGPGLLESTYETCLFYELDERNLVVERQKVLPVVYNNLKLEAGYRIDLLVENKVIIELKSVKKLDDVHTAQMITYLRLSDCKLGLLINFNVSLIKYGIKRIVNNL